In Nakamurella antarctica, the following are encoded in one genomic region:
- a CDS encoding FKBP-type peptidyl-prolyl cis-trans isomerase translates to MTDTSASKPEVDFPTGPAPAELEITDITLGEGAEASAGSTVDVHYLGVEFDTGAEFDSSWSRSQSINFPLRSLIAGWQVGIPGMKVGGRRKLVVPPHQAYGPAGGGHQLSGKTLIFVIDLLGVS, encoded by the coding sequence ATGACTGATACCTCTGCCTCCAAGCCCGAAGTTGACTTCCCCACCGGGCCCGCGCCCGCCGAGCTGGAAATAACCGACATCACCCTTGGCGAAGGCGCCGAAGCAAGCGCTGGCTCCACCGTGGACGTGCATTACCTGGGCGTGGAGTTCGATACCGGCGCCGAGTTCGATTCCTCATGGAGCCGCAGCCAGTCCATCAATTTCCCGTTGCGTAGCCTCATCGCTGGCTGGCAGGTGGGCATCCCCGGAATGAAGGTGGGCGGCCGCCGCAAGCTAGTTGTGCCGCCGCACCAGGCGTACGGCCCAGCCGGTGGGGGACACCAGCTTTCGGGTAAAACACTGATCTTTGTGATTGATCTGCTAGGCGTGAGCTGA